GAACACGGGAGCGGTGCGGTGCGTCCGCCATTTTGTATTGCGACACGAGTATTGACTTTAACTGTGCTGCGcatgcatttatttcattttattgtgtATCAGCGTGAATTCTGTACtttagttataaaaatattgctgTGTATTTGAAACTATGAGCGTGGGCGATGCAGAAGTGTCGGTGCCGGACCTTGTGGCCGGGAGGGGCTACGTCAAAGGTAAAATGACAAGAATTTTCAATTCAGTTAGAGTGTCAGACTCAattgaaatgttaaaaaatcaaaaaagtCGATTATTAGAAGCATTTAAAGCCTatgaaaattacaatataaatatattgacgCTAGACTCCAGCGACGCAGAACCGATTGAAGAATATgaaactaaatacttaaatgtttTATCAATGATTGATGGAGAAATCAACAGACGCGAAGCCTCCTCTCCCTCCGCAGGGCCCGAGTTGACGCAAACTGTTAAAATCCACCAACCAATTAAATTGCCACCAATCGACATACCATCTTTTAATGGTAAGTTTACAGATTTTGTACCGtttataaatttgtttaattCTTTGATTGACAAAAACGATGCACTTGATAATGTTCAAAAACTGTATTACTTACGATCACACCTGAAGGGTGAACCGctagaattaataaaaaacctGCCAATGGCTAGCAGTAGTTACAACGAAGCTACAACATTATTGTATAATAGGTATaacaataaattgaaaattgtaaaCGACCATATTTGTACATTGCTTGACTTAAAGCCATTGATGAGATCAACGTCAACCAGTCTAAGAGAGTTCATCTCATCTGTTAGACAACAGTTAGCGGCTCTAGCCAACTTAGAACCCTCTGTCAAATTTTGGGATGCTATAATATTATGTGTACTTTCTCGAAAATTAGATACATACACTGCCAGAGCTTACCACCTGGAGCGGGACACCAACACAGATCCAACTATATCCAGCTTCCTGGACTACCTGGAAAAGCGTGCGTTGGCCCTGGAAAATGCTGAGCCGGGGATGTCAGGTCAACTTCGCCCGTCTGCCACCAACAAGACTGTGCTGGTAGCAACCGAAAAAATACAACAGTGTGATCTATGTAAGTCTGcacataaattatttaattgcaAATCATTCCGATTGCTAACAGTTGATGAAAGAATTAAGTTTGTGAATTCCCAGAGCTTGTGCACAAAATGTTTAAATGCACACAAAGGAAGGTGTAGGTTCAACCTTAAGTGCGCACAATGTAAGCAGGCACACAATACACTGCTGCATTGCGATAATGTGCAACAACACCCTGTGCATACCACTATGCAAGCTCTGACTCTGGTCACTGACACAAGTTGTCAGACAGCTCCGGCGGTTTCATCTCCTGCTACATTAGCAGCAGGCAATATTACTAATAATGATGTGCTTCTTCCCACAGCAATAGTAAAGCTCCTAGGTAGGGATGGTAAGGAGGTGCATGTCAAGGCGCTGTTAGACCCATGTTCacaaataaactttattacagAAAGAGCGCTGCAACTACTGAATCTCACACCCAACcttacaaatataagcataactgggataaaaaatatgaaaagtcAAGTTAAATACAGTATACCAGTAGAAATAAAGTCAAGAATGACTGAATACAGTGTATTAGCAAACTGTCAAGTCGTAGAGGAAATTACTTGTATGCTACCACAAAACAAATTTGAATTAAGTGATATTTATATTCCTCCCAACATACAGTTAGCAGATGAAACATTTAATGTCCCAAGTCAAATTGACTTGCTAATAGGTGCACAAATCGTGTTTCAGGCATTGATACTGACGGGTCCGGCATACCAGCCTTTGAGCCAACAGCGAACGACTGGCAGCCAGCAGAAGAGGGATGCAGAAACTCTGCAGCCTGAGTTGGCAACCGAGCCCACCATTGTCAGCACCCAGTTTGGCCACATTGTAGGAGGTGGCTTACCACATCTGGTAGTCTGTAATAaggtagttttaaagtgtactTGTGACACTGAACTTTCAGAATCCTTGTCAAAATTCTGGCAAGCTGAGAATGTTCCTCAAACCTTTAATGAAGGGTCCTCAGATCATGAACTATGTGAGGATATATTTCAAAAGACTGTTCGGCTGAAAAACAATCAGTTTCAGGTTGCACTTCCACTTAAATTGCCTATTGACATGATTAAGGATGAATTGGGTGACTCATTTCACTTTGCCTTAAAAAGATTTATAAATCTTGAGaagaaatttcatcaaaatcctGAATTCTTTGCCGAATATAAGAAATTCATTCATGAATACTTGTCTTTGAATCATGGGCACTATGTAGACATAGAGATGTATGATTTAAATAGAGATGCAGTCTATTTTCTGGCGCATCATGGAATTATTAAGGAAAGTAAGACCACCCGTCTCCGTTCTGTTTTCGACGGATCCATGAGAACGAATAAAAAGGTCTCTCTCAATGATTTTCTATTAAACGGACCCACTGTTCAAAGAGAATTATTCGACATTATTCTTCTATTTCGTTTTGGTGATCATACATTCACCACTGACATCAAACGCATGTTCAGAAACATACGTGTATGTGAGGAACATACTTCATTACAAAATATACTGTGGAGAGACTCTCCCAAGGAAAACATTAAATGTATAAGGCTGGATACAGTAAGCTATGGTCTTAAAAGCAGTAATTTCTTAGCTACACGTTGTCTTGATGAACTTGCTACTAGGCATGAAACAGATCTGCCTTTAGcatcatttattattaaaaatatgactTATGTAGACGATATACTTTACTCTGACAATGACTTAGATAGGGTAATTGAGGCAAAGTCACAATTGCGCAAGATTCTGAGTCTGGGTAGCTTTGAAACACACAAGTGGTCATCCAACAATGGCATAGTATTGGCTGATACACCTTCAGCTGAACAGCACTTTGATGAGCTAGAATTGCAAAAGGCTGACTGTAGTTTAAAGGCACTAGGACTCAATGTAGTTATTAAAGAGGACAAATTTAAAATGTCATGCCCTGAGCCCTTCAATCCTAATAAGCTTACCAAAAGGGACATTCTCAGCTATATTAGCAAATTTTATGACCCCATGGGCCTCGTAAGCCCTATCATAGTAAGGGCCAAGGCTATCATGCAGAAGATATGGTTGTCAGGCACAGATTGGAATGAGGTGCCCCCTCCAGATATAAAAAGTGAATGGATCGAGTTTGCCTCTAGTTTAGCGGTAATGGAACCAATTTATATAAACAGAAACATTCATGTTGATCATACAGACACTGTGCAGATTATAGGGTTCTCAGATGCCTCCAGTTCCACTGCTTATGGCTGCTGTGTCTATCTGCGCGTCTCTGATCATGAAGGTAAAACCACATTACACTTGCTCTGCTCTAAGTCCAGAATCACTCCGACTAAGCAAAAAGGTATTACTATTCCTAGACTTGAAATGGAAGCTGCCTTACTACTTTCAAAGCTTGTTGCACGGGTTTATGGCacgcttaaaataaaacttagcaTCAATGATGTCTACCTGTTTGCCGACTCACAAATATGCCTCGCTTGGCTGAATACAGAATTAACAAGATTGCAAGCTTATGTGGCGAACAGAGTCAAGGTGATAAAAGAACTAACAGGTGAGTTCCACTGGCTTTATGTGAATACCAAGGACAACCCGAGTGATCTAATCAGTCGAGGTGCCAGTCCGCAAGATCTTGCTGCTTGTAAACTGTGGTTTTTTGGGCCCGAGTTTTTGCATGACAGTGAGTataaatttaagtataatttaGATTCGCCGAAAGACTTACCTGAAGTCAAACCTGCAACAGCGGTTACCAGCCACGTGACCTCTGATGGGAACGGTATACCAGACAACGTTTTCGAGAAATTGCGCAAGTATTCTAGCATCCATAAAATGACAAGGGTTCTAGCTTTCATCTTAAGattttgtaataatattaaGGCTGACAAGCCAAAGCTTAACAAAGATTTCTTGTCAAGCAGCGAACTGCATGATGCTCTTATGCTTATAATTAAGTACGaacaatatattaattttaaagatgAGATAGATTCTCTACAAAAAGGGCAAACTGTCAAAGGAAAGCTAGTCTCATTGAATCCATTTGTTGATAAAAGAGGACTACTGCGAGTTGGTGGCAGGTTACACCACTCTAATATTCCATACTTACAGAAACATCCAATAATTTTACCAAAGAACTCTGTAATAACTAAACTTATCATTGCTAGTGAGCATTTGAAACTATTGCATAAAGGTCCTACGCTAGTACTTACTAACTTGAGTCAAAGATACTGGATTATAAATGGATTGAATGAAGTGAAAAAGATCACTCAAAAATGTATAACATGCTTTAGACAAAAAGCTGTAGCTGCCAAACAGCTTATGGGCTCCTTGCCGGCCGAGAGGGTAACTGCAACCACTCGTGCATTTGTTAAAATAGGAGTGGACTTTGCCGGTCCGATTAATGTTAAATTATCACGTATACGAAAATCTGTTGTTGGCAAAGGCTatatttgtgtttttgtatgtATGGCAACCAAAGCGGTTCATCTCGAATTGGCCTCTGATCTTACCACAGATACATTTCTAGCATGCTTGAAACGTTTTATATCCAGGCGTGGTATACCAAGTGATATTTATTCTGACAATGCTAGTACATTCAAATCTGCAAGGAACCACTTATATGAACTGTATAAGCTGCATTCTGCCAAAGCCCACCAAGAGTTAGTAAATAATTACACTGCCTCTAAAGGTATAAATTTCCATAACATTCCATGTTACTCTCCTAACTATGGTGGACTTTGGGAAGCAAGTGTGTCTCTTACCAAATACCACTTAAAaagaatattgcaaaaaaatgtattaacttATGAGCAATTAAATTCTTTAATAGTGGAAATAGAATCGATTTGTAATTCTAGACCACTTGTATCTATATCATCAGACATTAATGACTATTGTTATTTGACACCTGGCCATTTTATTATAGGAAATGCCTTAACAATGTATCCTGAAACAGATATAGTTAATGTAccacaaaataaactaaaattctGGCAACAATGTATTCAGTTGAAACAGTCCTTTTGGAAGATGTGGTACAAACAGTATCTTAACACACTTCAAAATAGACCTAAATGGCGTCaggctaataaaaatattgatatagGAGATCTTGTAATTTTGAGAGAAAATAATTGTCCCCCTATGTCATGGCCCATGGCCAGAATTACTAAAACCTTTCCGGGGCATGATGGTTTAGTGAGAGCAGTTGAAGTCCGTATGGCGAATGGTAAAACACATACTCGCTCTATCACTAAAGTAAGCCTGCTCCCTTTAGATgatagttaaataatttaagataattttacttttaatttaaaataactctATTACAGCTATTACTTGTCTTGTATTAAGGAAAATATTGCATTATTTGATAGAGGCACCATTGTATGTAGCTGAGGTAAATGCTCCAAATGATGACTAAACCTGTTTGCGAATATTTTGTATTCAAgatatttactttaatattaagtGTGATTTCATGATTTTGCCTGGCCGCGGAACATGTTGACAGCATTGCCAACATTAAGAATGAAATTAGTGATACTGTCTGTGGTACGCTCGCGGACCACGCATTGTTTGTAAGTTATCTGTGCTCCCTCTCTTTCTCTCAGCACGCATCAAGAGCGGTTGTATCAAAGATTGTAAAATGTGAAAGTTAATAAACGATGTAGAAAGTGAACCAaaactataatttataatacagtCCATTAAACATAGGTACCCAATTCAACATGatttacctactgatttattatttttaagataaatatgtagaaattataaacgttgattctgtaaacataacttttttatccggagatagtatgtctgattctcacggaagtaggtatgccacagaagtacttattcctttgaaaatatgtcggtcaatcatcatcttcctcgcgttgtcccggcaatttgccacggctccatgggagcctggggtccgcttggcaactaatcccaagaattggcgtaggcactagtttttacgaaagcgactgccatctgaccgtccaacccagaggggaaactaggccttgtcgggattagtccggtttcctcacgatgttttccttcaccgaaaagcgactggtaaatatcaaatgatatttcgtacataagttccgaaaaactcattggtacgagccggggtttgaacccacgacctccggattgcaagtcgcacgctcttaccgctaggccaccagcgctcttaaatatgtcggtcaatatagtccggaatttaaaaaaatgtcatttctgcttccttgttcttccgtttattcagacatccgtaaacagaacaatatctatagatttaggtttcgaaggcattatgtatttttaattttgcgctagtcgagcggcagcccattgccatacgcctgcccgggaggcgcgccggccaaatgtacctaaactgcgaagtgacacccccctggtagCGTTACTTTgcatttatgtaggtattaaaataaaatgttcgcATAGCCTTTTTTACCAAATCCTTAAAAGGTACACAATTGTTTTCTACTATTCTATTGACCCTGGTTTACGGTACTACACACTAAGTCACATCGATGACGATATACATATGaatgtatacaataaaatatatttatatttaacgtACCTAACATATATTATGAAACATGATAAAATGTTAAAACCATTATACAAACAAAtgcaacaaaataaacaatcaagtaaatgaataatatattttctttaaaatagaATCAGATATGATACTTATTATTAAAACGAACAGTCAAGCCTACACTAAGCTGTCATGTAGCAGGATCggtaatatatttacaaaaaatcaacaaaaatagATTTCATACAGTTCCATTATCAAAATATACACAGCCGCATAATATTTTAAGAGCACAAACACATACCACAATACATATAGGCCACTGCAAACTCTACTGCGTTCAGATCTAAGGGAGGTCAGACACGACTTTTTGCAGCGATTAATACACGCGTTTCGTGAACGCGCGACTGAATCGCTGCATGTGCCTTGGCACATATGCAACGCACGAGCGACACAGTGGCGATACAAACGCGCGACTGTTGTTATGCAGTCGCGCTATTttataattcgtttttttttagcattagataGAAAAGCTATCTTGacgtcttttttttaaataacttttgaaaaataagtcacggcAAATATCTTAcatttataaatcatatacgatcttttacattcttttgctttcatacgtaatataaactaattttttaaaagcgttttttaaatatttttcaataaaaagacacgtcaagattgtttacctttttttgtaatgctaaaaaaacgaactataattCAGCATCGTTTCTGCATAGATGCAAACGCGCAACTGTTTCGCGCTACATCGGGTATAGGAAAAGTGGAGGGGGGTGCCGCTTCTGAATGAATTCTACATCGGGACTGTATCGGTACTGTATCGCGACTGTATCTTGGCTGTATCGCGACTGAATTGCTGCAAGAAATCGCCGTGTGCTACCACCTCCCTAATCATTCAACTCTGTATTGTGCACTCCATGTCGGCAGCCACTGGACTGTTTCAACATACATATATGCGTTTCTGACTAATCTGTCAGTTTGTCTACAAGATTTCCATGACACACTCGTACAATCGCCGtcaaaatatgtttacatttttcgcttTATTACAAAGGATTAAGacgcaaaagtgtaaacatatctttgacgtcgactgttacatattttttcacctcagcaggtcgaacaagcctactttcctcactccagggagtgaaacaaagtagctttttaa
The Cydia strobilella chromosome Z, ilCydStro3.1, whole genome shotgun sequence genome window above contains:
- the LOC134755119 gene encoding uncharacterized protein LOC134755119, which translates into the protein MSVGDAEVSVPDLVAGRGYVKVIDGEINRREASSPSAGPELTQTVKIHQPIKLPPIDIPSFNGKFTDFVPFINLFNSLIDKNDALDNVQKLYYLRSHLKGEPLELIKNLPMASSSYNEATTLLYNRYNNKLKIVNDHICTLLDLKPLMRSTSTSLREFISSVRQQLAALANLEPSVKFWDAIILCVLSRKLDTYTARAYHLERDTNTDPTISSFLDYLEKRALALENAEPGMSGQLRPSATNKTVLVATEKIQQCDLCIDTDGSGIPAFEPTANDWQPAEEGCRNSAA